One Amycolatopsis tolypomycina DNA segment encodes these proteins:
- a CDS encoding 6-phospho-beta-glucosidase, protein MKLAVVGGGSTYTPELIDGIAGRRSTLDVDEIVLVDPDAYRVEAVGGFSQRLLDHAGHPARVRTTQSLEEGVDGASAVLIQLRVGGQRARRSDETFPHACGCVGQETTGAGGLAKALRTVPVVLDIADRVRKIAGDDTWIVNFTNPVGIVTRALLNEGHRAVGLCNVAINLQRQFGRLLGVGADDVKLVHTGLNHLSWERGALVDGVDRLPELLDRHLDYLSNEVSVPEKWLRRMNVVPSYYLKYFYAHDEQVTKQRTERPRADVVSDVEEELLKIYLDPEQVTKPESLEKRGGAYYSEAAVQLVHALTAGGPAEEHVVNVRNDGTFPFLPDDAVIEARSTVDSKGATPIPQPPVEQRFAGLIAATTSYEYLALEAALKGGRDRVADALLAHPLVGQYTKADTLADSLVQINREYLPWARG, encoded by the coding sequence ATGAAACTGGCAGTCGTCGGTGGCGGGTCCACCTACACGCCGGAACTGATCGACGGGATCGCCGGCCGCCGGTCCACTTTGGACGTCGACGAGATCGTGCTGGTCGACCCGGACGCCTACCGCGTCGAGGCCGTCGGCGGGTTCAGCCAGCGGCTGCTCGACCACGCCGGCCACCCGGCGCGGGTGCGGACCACGCAGTCGCTGGAAGAAGGCGTCGACGGCGCGTCCGCGGTGCTGATCCAGCTGCGCGTCGGCGGGCAGCGGGCGCGGCGCTCGGACGAGACGTTCCCGCATGCCTGCGGCTGCGTCGGCCAGGAGACGACCGGCGCGGGTGGCCTCGCGAAGGCGCTGCGCACGGTGCCGGTGGTGCTGGACATCGCCGACCGCGTCCGCAAGATCGCCGGCGACGACACGTGGATCGTCAACTTCACCAACCCGGTCGGCATCGTGACGCGGGCGCTGCTCAACGAGGGCCACCGCGCGGTCGGGCTGTGCAACGTCGCGATCAACCTGCAGCGGCAGTTCGGGCGGCTCCTGGGCGTCGGCGCGGACGACGTCAAGCTCGTCCACACCGGGCTCAACCACCTGAGCTGGGAGCGCGGCGCGCTGGTCGACGGCGTCGACCGGCTGCCCGAGCTCCTCGACCGGCACCTGGACTACCTCTCGAACGAGGTCAGCGTGCCGGAGAAGTGGCTGCGGCGGATGAACGTGGTGCCGTCGTACTACCTGAAGTACTTCTACGCGCACGACGAGCAGGTCACCAAGCAGCGCACCGAGCGTCCGCGCGCGGACGTCGTGTCCGACGTCGAGGAAGAGCTGCTGAAGATCTACCTCGACCCGGAGCAGGTGACGAAGCCGGAGTCGCTGGAGAAGCGCGGCGGGGCGTACTACTCCGAGGCCGCGGTGCAGCTGGTGCACGCGCTGACCGCGGGCGGCCCGGCCGAGGAACACGTGGTGAACGTCCGCAACGACGGCACCTTCCCGTTCCTGCCCGACGACGCCGTCATCGAAGCCAGGTCCACTGTGGACTCGAAGGGTGCCACGCCGATCCCGCAGCCGCCGGTGGAGCAGCGCTTCGCCGGGCTCATCGCGGCGACCACGTCGTACGAGTACCTGGCGCTGGAAGCGGCCTTGAAGGGTGGCCGCGACCGCGTGGCCGACGCGCTGCTGGCGCACCCGCTGGTCGGCCAGTACACGAAGGCCGACACGCTCGCCGACTCGCTGGTCCAGATCAACCGCGAGTACCTGCCGTGGGCCCGCGGATGA
- a CDS encoding carbohydrate ABC transporter permease yields MTALAEAPQKAAGVPPRARFKRTWDKRLSFIATHAIGIALGVIFMLPLLFVFLTAVMKSDQAMTASLWPTEWHFENFVKVFQKAPLLEYFGNSLLYSALATVGALLSAIPAAYALAKLKWRGQNLFFMLTVAAMLLPPQVTVVPLYDLWVRMGLTGTLVPLIVPYFFFDAFSIFLLRQFFLTIPKDYLEAAKIDGCTEFQAMYRVLIPMAKPGIAATAMFCFLFTWNDYFGPLLYTGENQDNWPLSLAIASFRGMHHVEWNMTMAATALIMAPVIVLFIFAQKSFVKGITFTGVKG; encoded by the coding sequence ATGACCGCGTTGGCCGAAGCGCCGCAGAAAGCGGCGGGTGTGCCGCCGAGGGCCAGGTTCAAGCGCACCTGGGACAAGCGGCTGTCGTTCATCGCCACGCATGCGATCGGGATCGCGCTCGGCGTGATCTTCATGCTGCCGCTGCTGTTCGTCTTCCTCACCGCGGTGATGAAGAGCGACCAGGCCATGACGGCGAGCCTGTGGCCGACCGAATGGCACTTCGAGAACTTCGTCAAGGTGTTCCAGAAGGCGCCGCTGCTCGAATACTTCGGCAACAGCCTGCTGTATTCGGCGCTGGCGACGGTGGGCGCGCTGCTTTCGGCGATCCCGGCGGCGTATGCGCTGGCGAAGCTCAAGTGGCGCGGGCAGAACCTGTTCTTCATGCTGACCGTGGCGGCGATGCTGCTGCCGCCGCAGGTCACCGTCGTGCCGCTGTACGACCTGTGGGTGCGGATGGGGCTCACCGGCACGCTGGTTCCGCTGATCGTGCCGTACTTCTTCTTCGACGCGTTCTCGATCTTCCTGCTCCGGCAGTTCTTCCTGACGATTCCGAAGGACTACCTCGAAGCCGCGAAGATCGACGGCTGCACCGAGTTCCAGGCCATGTACCGGGTGCTGATCCCGATGGCCAAGCCCGGGATCGCGGCCACCGCCATGTTCTGCTTCCTGTTCACCTGGAACGACTACTTCGGGCCGCTGCTCTACACCGGCGAAAACCAGGACAACTGGCCGCTTTCGCTGGCCATCGCGTCCTTCCGCGGCATGCACCACGTCGAGTGGAACATGACGATGGCGGCGACCGCGCTGATCATGGCGCCGGTGATCGTGCTGTTCATCTTCGCGCAGAAGTCGTTCGTCAAGGGCATCACATTCACGGGGGTCAAGGGATGA
- a CDS encoding carbohydrate ABC transporter permease produces the protein MTSTLAAKAEGSPSAPSKARAGARRAKRRRTVLFFMAPAFLGFLIFFGYPLIATVYYSFTRYDLINPPQFIGFDNYVRMFTTEPLVGTAAYNTLWLVVVLTVCRVTFSLGIASVIARLKSGVGLVRTLCYLPTLAPPAAATLAFVFVFNPEFGPVNRFLRLVGIDGGLWFNSPAMSKPALTLLALWGSGELMIIILAALLDVPTEQYEAAELDGAGAIRRFWHVTLPSISPVLLFGVVNSIIYALQFFTQAIVAASASAGTADVAGNSKLIGAPQNSTLTYPIWLYVQGFRYFNMGYAAAMAVLLFIVSSGFTWILVRQLRKSQHQEEGA, from the coding sequence ATGACCTCCACCCTCGCTGCGAAGGCCGAGGGTTCCCCGTCCGCGCCGAGCAAGGCGCGGGCGGGGGCCCGGCGGGCCAAGCGCCGCCGGACCGTCCTGTTCTTCATGGCCCCGGCGTTCCTCGGGTTCCTCATCTTCTTCGGCTACCCGCTGATCGCCACGGTCTACTACTCCTTCACCCGCTACGACCTGATCAACCCGCCGCAGTTCATCGGCTTCGACAACTACGTCCGGATGTTCACCACCGAGCCGCTGGTCGGCACGGCCGCGTACAACACGCTGTGGCTGGTGGTCGTCCTGACGGTCTGCCGGGTGACGTTCTCCCTCGGCATCGCCTCGGTGATCGCGCGGCTCAAGTCGGGTGTCGGCCTGGTCCGGACGCTCTGCTACCTGCCGACCCTCGCCCCGCCCGCGGCGGCCACCCTGGCGTTCGTCTTCGTGTTCAACCCGGAGTTCGGCCCGGTCAACCGGTTCCTGCGGCTCGTCGGCATCGACGGCGGCCTGTGGTTCAACAGCCCGGCGATGTCGAAGCCCGCATTGACGCTGCTGGCGCTGTGGGGCTCCGGGGAGCTGATGATCATCATCCTGGCCGCGCTGCTGGACGTCCCGACCGAGCAATACGAGGCCGCCGAGCTCGACGGCGCCGGCGCGATCCGCCGGTTCTGGCACGTCACGCTGCCGTCGATTTCGCCGGTGCTGCTGTTCGGCGTGGTCAACTCGATCATCTACGCGCTGCAGTTCTTCACGCAGGCGATCGTCGCGGCCTCCGCGAGTGCGGGCACCGCCGACGTCGCCGGCAACTCGAAGCTCATCGGCGCGCCGCAGAACTCGACGCTGACGTATCCGATCTGGCTGTACGTCCAGGGCTTCCGCTACTTCAACATGGGCTACGCGGCGGCGATGGCCGTCCTGTTGTTCATCGTGAGCTCCGGCTTCACCTGGATTCTCGTTCGCCAGCTCAGGAAGTCCCAGCACCAGGAGGAGGGGGCATGA
- a CDS encoding extracellular solute-binding protein — MPPTTRTRRGALLVAAAAASVLLTSACSGAAAPSTKDAAAAPGKDDKLTLTVYSKFTDREYGVVTAGLNKLKAKFPNIEIKHEGNQDDDKLTQSIRGGNPPDVAISFYTDNLGAWCSTGSFQDLKPYIERDKIDLTQIPDAVRNYTEYQGKRCAMPMLADVYGLYYNKDMFAAKGITSPPKTTTEWFEDAKKLTEFNPDGSIKVAGFLPSMPFYANQAQYWAPNFGAPFLGPDGKSDLATNPGWKAMFEFQQKMIDFLGGHDKVEQFKAGLGDEYSADNGFQKGKLAMIYDGEFRTAFIKDQAPTLNYATAPAPVLDSMADHYGGGFTTGTIIAIPKGAKNPGAAWELIKQVTLDTDTLVDMANGLKNVPSTKASLTSPRLDLQPQFKTFLDIYDSGKLVANQTTPIGDAHLKAVNDFAEKWQAGAVPDLTEGLKKVDAQVNDELKQKGAGG; from the coding sequence ATGCCCCCGACCACCCGGACCCGCCGCGGCGCACTGCTGGTGGCCGCCGCCGCGGCGTCCGTCCTGCTGACCAGCGCCTGTTCCGGCGCGGCCGCACCATCCACAAAGGACGCAGCCGCCGCACCCGGCAAGGACGACAAGCTCACGCTCACCGTGTACTCCAAGTTCACCGACCGCGAGTACGGCGTGGTCACCGCGGGCCTGAACAAGCTCAAGGCCAAGTTCCCCAACATCGAGATCAAGCACGAGGGCAACCAGGACGACGACAAGCTCACCCAGTCGATCCGCGGCGGCAACCCGCCCGACGTCGCCATCTCCTTCTACACCGACAACCTCGGCGCCTGGTGCTCCACCGGCAGCTTCCAGGACCTCAAGCCCTACATCGAGCGCGACAAGATCGACCTGACCCAGATCCCGGACGCCGTCCGCAACTACACCGAGTACCAGGGCAAGCGGTGCGCCATGCCGATGCTCGCCGACGTCTACGGGCTCTACTACAACAAGGACATGTTCGCGGCCAAGGGCATCACCTCGCCGCCGAAGACCACCACCGAGTGGTTCGAGGACGCCAAGAAGCTCACCGAGTTCAACCCGGACGGCTCCATCAAGGTCGCCGGCTTCCTGCCCTCGATGCCGTTCTACGCCAACCAGGCCCAGTACTGGGCGCCGAACTTCGGCGCGCCCTTCCTCGGCCCGGACGGCAAGTCGGACCTCGCCACCAACCCCGGCTGGAAGGCGATGTTCGAGTTCCAGCAGAAGATGATCGACTTCCTCGGCGGCCACGACAAGGTCGAGCAGTTCAAGGCCGGCCTCGGCGACGAGTACTCCGCCGACAACGGCTTCCAGAAGGGCAAGCTGGCGATGATCTACGACGGTGAGTTCCGCACCGCGTTCATCAAGGACCAGGCGCCGACCCTCAACTACGCCACCGCGCCCGCGCCGGTGCTCGACAGCATGGCCGACCACTACGGCGGCGGCTTCACCACCGGCACGATCATCGCGATCCCCAAGGGCGCCAAGAACCCCGGCGCCGCGTGGGAGCTCATCAAGCAGGTCACCCTGGACACCGACACCCTGGTGGACATGGCCAACGGCCTGAAGAACGTGCCCAGCACCAAGGCGTCGCTCACCTCGCCGCGCCTGGACCTGCAGCCGCAGTTCAAGACGTTCCTCGACATCTACGACAGCGGCAAGCTGGTCGCCAACCAGACCACCCCGATCGGCGACGCGCACCTCAAGGCGGTCAACGACTTCGCCGAGAAGTGGCAGGCCGGTGCGGTGCCCGACCTGACCGAAGGACTCAAGAAGGTCGACGCGCAGGTCAACGACGAACTGAAGCAGAAGGGCGCGGGCGGATGA
- a CDS encoding ROK family transcriptional regulator, whose product MLREINDRAAIEVLLRDGPLTRAELELAIGLSKPATAQLLTRLEQDNLVTKAGVRGGGRGPRAQLWAANGALAFVAAVDLTPHVADFVVADVAGVVLAEHRTPLPVHAGADVVGTFGEALSKVAEEAGIERKDLAHVVIGAQGAFDPRTGLLSSAPHIPGWLGFDVPQKLSDELGVDVLIENDVNLVAVEEMTVGMAQDVDDFVMVWLSEGVGGAVVIGRRLLRGATGGGGEIDWMRVPDPATVDTGDVWPEAGARFGNLVDSPAICRLAAAHGIEAQTAWEAVEKAGKGHPFLDDLARRVAGGVANLVAVADPQLVLLCGDTSRAGGEEFAALVQEKLHELVLPRTPVGCASVQGNAVRAGALQSALATTREDVFGVVTPTLLGSRRTEDKHLTSPNR is encoded by the coding sequence ATGCTGCGCGAGATCAACGATCGCGCCGCCATCGAGGTCCTCCTGCGGGATGGGCCGCTCACGCGGGCCGAACTCGAGCTGGCCATCGGGCTCTCGAAACCCGCCACCGCGCAGCTGCTCACCCGGCTCGAGCAGGACAACCTCGTCACCAAGGCCGGCGTCCGGGGCGGTGGCCGGGGACCCCGTGCCCAGCTCTGGGCGGCCAACGGCGCCCTCGCCTTCGTCGCCGCCGTCGATCTCACGCCGCATGTGGCCGATTTCGTCGTCGCCGATGTTGCCGGGGTCGTGCTTGCCGAACACCGGACGCCGCTGCCCGTGCACGCGGGCGCCGACGTCGTCGGGACCTTCGGGGAGGCACTGAGCAAAGTCGCCGAAGAAGCCGGGATCGAAAGAAAAGACCTGGCCCACGTCGTGATCGGCGCGCAGGGGGCGTTCGATCCGCGGACCGGCCTGCTCTCCTCCGCGCCGCACATCCCCGGCTGGCTGGGCTTCGACGTCCCGCAGAAACTCAGCGACGAACTCGGCGTCGACGTCCTCATCGAGAACGACGTCAACCTGGTCGCCGTCGAGGAAATGACCGTCGGGATGGCGCAGGACGTCGACGACTTCGTCATGGTCTGGCTGTCCGAAGGCGTCGGTGGCGCCGTCGTCATCGGACGGCGGCTGCTGCGCGGGGCCACCGGCGGGGGCGGCGAGATCGACTGGATGCGGGTGCCCGATCCGGCCACAGTGGACACCGGGGACGTCTGGCCCGAGGCCGGCGCCCGGTTCGGCAACCTGGTCGACTCGCCCGCCATCTGCCGCCTCGCCGCCGCCCACGGCATCGAAGCCCAAACCGCGTGGGAAGCAGTGGAGAAAGCCGGGAAAGGTCACCCCTTTCTCGACGATCTCGCCCGAAGGGTCGCCGGTGGCGTCGCCAACCTCGTCGCCGTCGCCGATCCGCAGCTCGTGCTCCTCTGCGGCGACACCAGCCGGGCCGGCGGCGAGGAGTTCGCCGCGCTCGTCCAGGAGAAGCTGCACGAACTGGTCCTGCCGCGCACGCCCGTCGGCTGCGCTTCCGTGCAGGGCAACGCCGTCCGCGCGGGCGCGCTGCAGTCGGCGCTCGCCACGACCCGTGAGGACGTCTTCGGCGTCGTCACCCCCACGCTCCTCGGCTCACGCCGGACCGAGGACAAGCACCTGACTAGCCCCAACCGATGA
- the nudC gene encoding NAD(+) diphosphatase — protein MSVPFTLGALPTLSRSTVDRQEGLRTNPSRLLSRWPDARVVLLDDTGRTPVVEGTSTLAFRKAVDFGAAPPADAVFLGEWQDVDYWSLPGGPSGSADTVKMAGSWGFVEEVPRADGEVWVELRGYGDLLDDTSAGLFTTAQALRFWRRQAKFCTRCGNSTELVQFGWASKCTGCGREEYPRTDPAVICLVHSLEGVNGSHVLLARQPIWPAGRYSVLAGFVEAGESLEACVVREIREEVGAVVSDVRYLGSQPWPFPRSIMLGFTARADRFASLVPADGEIEEALWVSRAEVRAAFENSSRAEGARPTPIADGAAEIILPGNSSIARVMLKAWADAEA, from the coding sequence ATGTCCGTCCCGTTCACCCTCGGTGCCCTGCCGACCCTGTCTCGGTCCACAGTGGACCGACAGGAAGGATTGCGCACCAACCCTTCGCGGCTCTTGTCGCGTTGGCCGGACGCCCGGGTCGTCCTCCTGGACGACACCGGGCGCACCCCGGTCGTCGAGGGCACGTCGACGCTGGCGTTCCGCAAGGCGGTCGACTTCGGTGCGGCACCCCCGGCCGACGCGGTGTTCCTGGGCGAGTGGCAGGACGTCGACTACTGGTCGCTGCCGGGCGGGCCCTCGGGGTCGGCCGACACGGTGAAGATGGCGGGCAGCTGGGGGTTCGTGGAGGAGGTCCCCCGCGCGGACGGCGAGGTCTGGGTCGAGCTGCGTGGCTACGGCGACCTGCTGGACGACACGTCGGCGGGTCTGTTCACGACGGCGCAGGCGTTGCGCTTCTGGCGGCGTCAGGCCAAGTTCTGCACGCGGTGTGGCAACTCGACGGAGCTGGTCCAGTTCGGCTGGGCGAGCAAGTGCACGGGCTGCGGCCGCGAGGAGTACCCGCGCACGGACCCGGCGGTGATCTGCCTGGTCCATTCGCTGGAGGGCGTCAACGGCTCGCACGTCCTGCTGGCCCGCCAGCCGATCTGGCCGGCGGGGCGGTATTCGGTGCTGGCGGGGTTCGTCGAGGCGGGGGAGTCCCTGGAAGCGTGCGTGGTCCGGGAGATCCGCGAAGAGGTGGGCGCGGTCGTTTCGGACGTGCGGTACCTGGGCAGCCAGCCGTGGCCGTTCCCGCGGTCGATCATGCTGGGCTTCACGGCCCGGGCGGACCGGTTTGCTTCTTTGGTACCGGCGGACGGGGAGATCGAAGAGGCACTGTGGGTGTCGCGGGCCGAGGTGCGCGCGGCGTTCGAGAACAGCTCACGCGCCGAGGGCGCACGCCCGACACCGATCGCGGACGGGGCGGCGGAGATCATCCTGCCGGGGAACTCGTCGATCGCCCGCGTGATGCTCAAGGCCTGGGCGGACGCCGAAGCCTGA
- a CDS encoding M16 family metallopeptidase: protein MTSATHRSAEEIGRTARGPRPLPPLGEQRAAADLSHVDTTLANGLRVVAVRKATVPMVEARLWIPFAGDDALHPATAEVLAETILTGTARRNRIEIDAELALIGGDIGAGVDPERLVLTGSALADKLPTFLDVLGDVLTGATYADEEIAREKERLVERIAVSRTQPRTIAREALQKHRYGDHPATREVPRAEDVAVVTPEQVRALHQASVLPRGSVMVLVGDLDPAGVIGELEKVLGGWASDRSAVRLPPLPDLTGPSVLLVPRAGAVQSQIRLSAQTVPRTDPGYAALQLANLAYGGYFSSRLVENIRENKGYTYSAHSGFEFTDGTAVVNVDADTATDATAPALLETRYELGRLGQVPPSGDELESVRQYAIGSLLTSTSSQGGLAGQVLALASTGLGLEWLNEHPARVAAVTADEVAEAALKYFAPKRFTGVVVGDAAVLERKLVALGDVVVGEPA from the coding sequence GTGACTTCAGCAACGCACCGCAGCGCGGAGGAGATCGGCCGCACCGCGCGGGGGCCGCGGCCGCTGCCGCCGCTCGGCGAGCAGCGGGCCGCCGCCGACCTGTCCCATGTGGACACCACGCTGGCGAACGGCCTGCGCGTGGTGGCCGTCCGCAAGGCGACCGTGCCGATGGTCGAGGCGCGCCTGTGGATCCCGTTCGCGGGCGACGACGCGCTGCACCCGGCCACGGCCGAGGTGCTCGCCGAGACGATCCTCACCGGCACCGCCCGCCGCAACCGCATCGAGATCGACGCCGAGCTGGCGCTGATCGGCGGCGACATCGGCGCCGGCGTCGACCCGGAACGCCTGGTGCTCACCGGGTCCGCGCTGGCCGACAAGCTGCCGACGTTCCTCGACGTGCTCGGCGACGTCCTCACCGGGGCGACGTACGCGGACGAGGAGATCGCGCGCGAGAAGGAGCGGCTGGTCGAGCGGATCGCCGTCTCGCGCACGCAGCCGCGCACGATCGCGCGGGAGGCGCTGCAGAAGCACCGCTACGGCGACCACCCGGCCACGCGCGAGGTCCCGCGCGCCGAAGACGTCGCGGTCGTGACGCCGGAGCAGGTGCGCGCGCTGCACCAGGCGTCGGTGCTGCCGCGGGGTTCGGTCATGGTGCTGGTCGGCGACCTCGACCCGGCGGGTGTCATCGGCGAGCTCGAGAAGGTGCTCGGCGGCTGGGCGTCCGACCGGTCCGCCGTGCGGCTGCCGCCGTTGCCGGACCTGACCGGGCCGAGCGTGCTGCTGGTGCCGCGCGCGGGTGCGGTGCAGTCGCAGATCCGGCTTTCGGCGCAGACGGTCCCGCGCACGGATCCGGGTTACGCGGCGCTGCAGCTGGCGAACCTGGCCTACGGCGGGTACTTCTCGTCGCGGCTGGTGGAGAACATCCGCGAGAACAAGGGGTACACGTACTCCGCGCACTCGGGCTTCGAGTTCACCGACGGCACGGCGGTGGTCAACGTCGACGCGGACACCGCGACCGACGCGACGGCCCCGGCGCTGCTGGAGACCCGCTACGAGCTGGGCCGGCTCGGCCAGGTCCCGCCGTCGGGCGACGAGCTGGAGTCGGTGCGGCAGTACGCGATCGGCTCGTTGCTGACGTCGACGTCGTCGCAGGGCGGGCTGGCCGGACAGGTGCTGGCGCTGGCGTCGACGGGGCTGGGCCTGGAGTGGCTCAACGAGCACCCGGCGCGGGTGGCCGCGGTGACGGCCGACGAGGTCGCGGAAGCGGCGCTGAAGTACTTCGCGCCCAAGCGGTTCACGGGCGTGGTGGTCGGCGACGCGGCGGTGCTGGAACGCAAGCTGGTGGCGCTCGGCGACGTCGTCGTGGGCGAGCCGGCCTGA
- a CDS encoding M16 family metallopeptidase, protein MADPELVRYTLDNGLRVVLAPDATAPVVGVSVHYDVGFRSEPEGRTGFAHLFEHLMFQGSESLEKLAHFRHVQSSGGTFNGSTHPDYTDYFEVLPSAALERALFLEADRMRAPKLTAENLANQIDVVKEEIRLNVLNRPYGGFPWITLPPVLYSTFPNAHNGYGGFEDLESATVDDCAAFFDTYYSPANAVLTVAGDFEVDNAKKLIEDHFGDVPHRPAPERPSFAEPLPTTELRGEIEDAHAPLPALGIGYRMPDPINDVDSYLAYLVLAGVLTDGDGSRLQQRLVHKEPLVVDIGAGAGLFGPFEARDPDTFTITLIHPHEVPRERVLAALDDELEKLAETPPSEEELRKVTARWTASLHSEHDRLVSRTLALGSFELLYGDASLVYRLADRMSAVTAEAVSAAAKALRPDARAVLVVKPASEGNNEQ, encoded by the coding sequence ATGGCCGATCCCGAGCTCGTCCGATACACCCTCGACAACGGTCTGCGCGTGGTTCTCGCCCCCGACGCGACCGCGCCGGTGGTCGGCGTCAGCGTGCACTACGACGTGGGTTTCCGTTCCGAGCCGGAGGGGCGCACCGGTTTCGCCCACCTCTTCGAGCACCTGATGTTCCAGGGCTCCGAGAGCCTGGAGAAACTCGCGCACTTCCGGCACGTGCAGTCCAGCGGCGGGACCTTCAACGGGTCCACCCACCCGGACTACACCGACTACTTCGAGGTGCTCCCCAGCGCCGCGCTCGAGCGCGCGCTGTTCCTCGAAGCCGACCGCATGCGCGCGCCCAAGCTGACGGCGGAGAACCTGGCGAACCAGATCGACGTCGTCAAGGAGGAGATCCGGCTCAACGTGCTGAACCGGCCGTACGGCGGGTTCCCGTGGATCACCCTGCCGCCGGTGCTGTACTCGACGTTCCCCAACGCCCACAACGGCTACGGCGGCTTCGAGGACCTCGAAAGCGCCACGGTCGACGACTGCGCGGCATTCTTCGACACCTACTACTCGCCGGCGAACGCCGTGCTCACGGTGGCCGGCGACTTCGAGGTGGACAACGCCAAGAAGCTGATCGAGGACCACTTCGGCGACGTCCCGCACCGGCCGGCGCCGGAGCGGCCGTCCTTCGCCGAGCCGCTGCCGACCACCGAGCTGCGCGGCGAGATCGAGGATGCGCACGCCCCGCTGCCCGCGCTCGGCATCGGCTACCGGATGCCGGACCCGATCAACGACGTCGACAGCTACCTGGCCTACCTCGTGCTGGCCGGCGTGCTCACCGACGGCGACGGCTCGCGCCTGCAGCAGCGGCTCGTGCACAAGGAGCCGCTGGTCGTCGACATCGGCGCGGGCGCCGGGCTGTTCGGCCCGTTCGAGGCGCGCGACCCCGACACGTTCACCATCACCCTGATCCACCCGCACGAGGTGCCCCGCGAGCGCGTGCTCGCCGCGCTCGACGACGAGCTGGAGAAGCTCGCCGAGACCCCGCCGAGCGAGGAAGAGCTGCGCAAGGTCACCGCCCGCTGGACGGCGAGCCTGCACTCCGAGCACGACAGGCTGGTGTCCCGGACCCTGGCCCTCGGCTCGTTCGAGCTGCTCTACGGCGACGCGTCGCTGGTGTACCGGCTCGCGGACCGGATGTCCGCCGTCACCGCGGAGGCCGTGTCGGCGGCGGCGAAGGCGCTGCGCCCGGACGCGCGCGCCGTGCTGGTGGTCAAGCCCGCTTCGGAAGGGAACAACGAGCAGTGA